A window of Candidatus Paceibacterota bacterium genomic DNA:
AAATAACCCCCGAAGCAATCGTTAAAGCAATCAGAGACTGGCCATTCAATAAAAAAGAAGATACTGCTGTGGAATTCGGCCCGATCAGAGACATCAAGCTTTTGGAAAAAGAAATGAAAACAGCTGCTAATAACCTGGATTTTGAAAAAGCAGCTGAAATTCGCGACCTAATTAAAAAGCTGCGAAAATGAAAAATCCCCCTTTTCGGGGGATTTTTTAATAAATTAAAATTTCTTTTCCCTGCTAAAAAACGATTTCAATCTCTGCCAAAACGATTTCGGCTTCTTCGTTTGAGATCTTTCTATTTCTTCCTGCACTTCCGCCATTCCGCTGGAAGCGTGGTACTCTTTCCACTTTTTGTAATCTTCTTTTTTTTGTTCTTCCGTACGCTTGTCTGATCCTGCTTCTTTTTCTGCCTTTTCTATTTCTTCCTGCACTTCTGCAAGAGGTCCAAAATGCTCTTTCCATTGTTTTATATTTTCTTCAGGTGACGCCTTTGCCTCAACCGGACTTTGCGTTCCACCTAGCTTCTTTTCAACCTGCGCCATTAAAAACTTAATAAACGGAGTTTCTGTCGGAAATCTCCACTGTGTTTTGAATTCTATTTTCTCTTTTTTATTTTTAGTGGCTGCTCCGTTTTTGTCTATAAAATTCTTATCGCCATCTACCAGCCAGGCCTTGCTGTTGAAAGCGTCGTATTTTACTTTCCAGCCAAGCTTTGCCAGATAACTATCTCTAATTGCTTCATGATTATATTTTTTCCCTGGGACATCTCCAATGCTTTCTTTAAATTCTTCAAATTGGTTTCTATGCTTTCCGTCTAGGGCCTCTCCATACGTTGCCTTAAGCTGCTCTTTGATTTCCTTGAGTTTATTGGTTTTCTCGGTTTTCTGTTCAGCAAGAGTTGGTTCTTGGGTTCTTTTTTCGGCCGCCAAAAAATCATTCACTTCCTTTCTCCAGCCCATTGATCTACGCATTTCATTAATCTCATCTTCCGCCAATCCTTTTTCTAAATAGCGTCTAGCCAACATTGACTCAGCTTTTTTGAACTCTTCGTTTTTTGGACGCTTCTTTCCCCATTCTTGAGAAGAAAACTTTTGTTCTATTTTTTTCTTTATAGTCTCCACTCCTGCTTCAGCTATTTTTAACTTTGCTTCAATTGTTTTAACTGCAGCTTCTTCCATGTGAAGTCTTTTCTCAATACCTGCATCTGGTTTTTTTACTGCAGCCAATCTTCTTCTAAGATATTCAATTTTCTCTTTACCTATCCTTATTCTTTCTTTATAAAATGAGATGTCTTCCTTTTTGGGGGCATGTAATTCAATTTTTTCTTTGGTTTCAGTCTTCTGTTCTTTTTTTTCTTCGGCTGGACTAGCCTTGGTAATTGTCTCCGCCTTCTGGGATTTAACTGCTTTTTTTGTACCAATACTTTTTTCAGGTTTTCTGTCGGGTTTAGGTTCTTCAACAGCACTTTTCTCTTTATAGCCATTCTTTTTGAGGTCCGCTATTTCTTTTGGACCTAAACTAGAAGCGTCTACTTCTACCCCTTCTTTGCTAAATATTCTTTTATCCCCTGGTTGCTTTCGTTCCACTTGTTCTGTTGTAGAAATATTATCAGGGGATTCATCTCCTGGTGTTATTTTTTTCTTTCTTTTTTCTTCCTCTACTTTTTTCCTTTTTCCAATTGGTTCTTCCTCTGTTGGGTCTGGCCTATTTTTTATTCTTTCTCCCATATTTTTAAAAATTTAATGATTATTAATATAATTTCTCTGTTGAATTATACCAAAATTAATTGATTTTGTCAATATATTAGAAAAACCCTTCCTGCATTCTTTTTGAAAGCTCGTCTTCCACGACAGACAAATCTCTTCCATATTTTACCCTGGATAACTCTTTAATCAATTCTGCCACTTTTTCGTTTGATTGGCTAGGAGGAAAAGTAACAATATTGAAAGGATTGGAAGTTTCTCCGCCAATCAATAGCCTGATAGCGGCATTGCGGTTATCAATATTAACCAGATCATTCTCATCGAAAACCGGCTCAAACTGAGTAACCAAGTATTTGGCGTCTTCCGGTCCCACTCTGAAGCAGATAATGGAGCCGACATTGCCGAAAATCGCCTTTCTAGTGTCCTCGTCAATCTGGCCGATAAACTGGTGGGCCAAAACCATGGCCAGCTTGTATTTTCTTGCTTCAGCCAAAGCAGAAGCAATACTGCCAGTAGTGACGTTATGAAACTCGTCTATATACAGATAAAAAGGCTTTCTTTTCTCTTCTTTCAAATCAGCTCTGGACATGGCAGCAATAAGTATTTTGCCGACGATAATCATACCCAATAAGTACGAATTAATGTCTCCTAATTTTCCCTTGGAAAGATTAACGATAAGAATCTTGCCCTGGTCCATAATTTCTCTGAAGTTTATTGATGATTGCTGCTGGGAAATAATAGGACGAACAAGGTCATTGGCCGTAAAAACGTTCATTTTACTGGTAATGTAAGGCACCATATTCACCAAGGCTGCCTCGCCCCCTGCTTTTTCCGCTTCCTGCTCCCAGAAATTCTTGACCACTATATTCTTGCAACGGGACAGTTTGTACTTTCTGAAATTGGTATCAGCTAAAACCCTTGGCACCTCGATTAAAGTGGTGCCTGAATCCGGATCTTCCATAACCAGTAAAAGAGCATTTCTCATATACTGCTCGAATATAGGACCGCCAAACCCCTGGGCTTTCATATTATATAACTTTTCAAAAATCTCCAGAATTTCATTGACAACGAACGTTTTTGATTCCGGGTAATTCCGGTCGTATTCAAGTATGTTAAGACCAAGAGGCTTGGCAACATCTCCCGGATTAAAATAAATTACGTCTTCTGCCCTAGAAGCAGGAATTAGGCCTAAAACGCGCTCAGCTAAATCCCCGTGGGGATCAATCAGGGCTACTCCCTGACCGCCTTCAATATCCTGCCTAAGCATTTCCTGAATTAATACGGATTTACCCGTACCTGTCTGACCGACAATGTAAAAATGCCTTTGTCTGTCTTCGTCTGTACCCCTTACTATTCTTTCCTCTGCCCGGAAAGCGCTCTTTCCGATATTTATTCCTTGCTCTGGAAGGTTGACCGGAGGCGCTACCTGCTTCATTTTAATCCATTTGATATTCGGAGTATGAAGGCTTGAAGCAGGCAAATGAAAAATCGTCGCCAACTCTCCGGAAGAAAAAACCATGGCTTCGCTCTCATTGAAAAGCCTGAAAGAAAATTTATAAAAAAGCTTTTTCAATTCTCTTTTAGCTGCGTGCTTGAATTTAAACTGATTTAAAAGAGGGGCGTTGAATTGTTCAAAAGAACTTTCTATTTCTCCGAGCATGCTTTTAGCCCTTATCTCATTTTCGGCTGAAACTAAAATCCTTAAATTGACGTCAAATAAAGACTGGGAAGCTTTTGTTGAAATTGAAGCAATGGCTTCCTGCTGGGCCGGACCTATCTCCGTTCTATTAAAGGCATCTTCCGGTTTTTTATCGTTTTTCGGAGCAAAAGTTTTACTCATGTCAGCAAAAAATCCAGATTTTTTAGCCTCAGCCATAGCTGTATCGAAGTTTTTTCCCGATTGCAAAGATTGTACCGCTTCAAAAGCCTGCTTTTTGATTGATTTTTTACTCGACCTGAAAAGAATCTGGACAGCCGCTCCCTCCCCTTCTTTCTTTAATTTGGTAAGCGTACTGGTTATTGATGACAAAGGATCAACCTGGAAGTCCTTGTAGCTTTTAATCGGCAAAATGGCTAAATTGCTCAAAGAAGCTTTGCTGCCGACAGAAGCGCCCTCCGGATTAAAAATATTGTAATCTTCAATCGACTGGACCTGGGCTCTCGGCCAAAAACCGAGAATCTGCTTTTCCATTATTTGGGAAAACTTGCGCGGGCAGGCAACATAAAAGAATATTTCTTCTTTGGCGTGATGAACGGCAATTTCAAAAACGAAATATGGGTTGCCGAACAAAAAACGGGAGAATGCATTTTCCTCCCGAATGCCTGCCAAAGATGAAAAAAACTGTTCGCCGAGTTTTAAATAATCCTGCAAAGGCATCTCTTTTTCTTTGTCTATTTTCCCCTCATAAGGCAAGGTAATCAAAAATAAAGAAAGATTCATGCCCTGATTAAGGAAAAATCTTTCCCTTTTTCTGCCGAGCAAAGAATTAAAAATCAAAAGTAGCACCAAGAAAGCGATTCCCGCCAAGATGAGAACTAAGATTTGCGGATTTAAAAATATTTCCATCTGTTTTAAACTAAATTTTTATCACGCCCTGGCTGACCATCATTTCATAATACTTATCAGCCAAAGTATCATGGAAACCATCAATAACAGCGGGGTTATCAATCCTTTTAGAAACTGAAACAGCTCCTTCTAATCCTTTTTCAAAAACTAAAGATACCAAAGCTTCTATCTGTTTTTCAAAAGAAAGCTTTATTATCTCCTTGACCTCGTCTCTACCCGACAAAGGAACGTCAGAAGGCGAAAGAGAATGTAATTCCCGTAGTTTCCCTTTAACATCTTCTTTAATAATTCTCTTCCTGAGTTCTGGCGCCTCATTACCAAGTTCAGTCTCTCTCTCTGAAACCCTTTCCCTTAGCCCCTCGATCTCAGGCAACTTTTCTCTGGAAACGTCAGGATTAAAATTGTATTCTTTTTCTGTCATTTTTTTATCTTATCACGTCAACAACGTAAAACAAAGCTTCAGATTTGCTTTTTTTATCCTTTTATATTATATTAAACCATTATGCCTATTATCAAATCAGCTAAAAAAGCTCTTCGCAAAAGCCAGAAAAGAAGAGCAATCAATGCCGCGAAAACTAGAAAACTAAAAAGCCTCTTAAAAGAGGTGAGGGTTTTGGTAGCAGAAAAGAAAATTGAAGAAGCGAAAAAGCTTCTACCGCAAATCTATAAAACTTTAGATAAAGCAGCTAAAACCAAACTGATTAAAAAGAATACTGCTTCCAGGAAAAAATCAAGAATCTCAAAATTGATCGCTAAATCCCGCTAAGGAATAAATCAAGAGCCACTTCTGAACCGATTTTGCCTGTCTTTATCGCCAAATCTGCCTCAAATAACTGCTGGTAGATTTTTTTTAATTCAGCAAAAGAAAACCTGGCTGCCTGCTGGTAGCTTTTTCTAACTACAAAAGGATGTAATTTCGTTGCCTTTGAAATAGCGTAATATGGCATGCCTTTTTCGATAAGCTCTTTTACCATCAAAAGATTTCTAAATTGGAAATTAATCATTGAAAGAAGATAAACAGGATTGTCGCCCTTCTCCAAATGCTCGTGGATTAACAATAAAGCCTGTTTTTTGTTTTTAGCAGCGATAGCGTCAATCGTTTTAAAAATATCGCTTTCAATCTTCGGCTTTACCAGTAACTCCACGTCTTCAACATTAATTCTTTTGCCTTTTTTAAAAGCAGCTAATTTCTTCACTTCATTGGATATCTGCCAAAGATCATTGCCGGCAAAATCAATGATTTTATCCAAGGCCTCCGGACTGATTTCCGCTTTTAACTTGGCAAACTCCTGTTTTATCCAGTTCTTCAGCTTTGCTCCCTCCAAAAATTGGAATTCCTGTACTTTAGCTTGTTTTTCCAGGGTTTTTAACAGCTTATCTCTTTCCAAAATCTTAACTTCCTCATAAAGCAAAATAATGTCTTTTGTATCAAGGAAAAAGCTGAGGCTCTCCAATAATTCTTCTTTGAAATCTTTATTGGAAAAAGAATTTGACAGAACTATCATCTTTTTTTCGTCAAACATTGAAGTTTGCTGTAATGCGTCTTTAAATTCTTCAAATTTCAAGTTTCCGGCGTCAAAATATATCAAACTCAATCCGCTTTTGTGGATTTTTTTATAACTATCAATAATCTCTTGCAATTTCTGGCGGCTGCTGTATGTATTTGGGCCGTAAAGCAAAATAATCATATTATTTCTGGTACTTGAGACAAAAATGGGCTGACCGGCTATTGATCTTCATTTTAGTGATTTGCCCGCCACAAGAAGAACACTTTTTCTTATGGTAAGCTTAAAGAATTTCATCTGAATAAATATTTCCGATACCAGCGATAATCTTCTGGTCCATTAATAATGGCTTTATCTTAGCATTCGGTCTTTTATTCAAAAGCGATTCAAAAGTCTTCAAATCCATTGTTAATGGCTCTGGACCAAACTCTTTTTCCATTATCTTACTTTCTTTCACGTTTTTAAACCAGCCGAATTTACGCAGGTCGTTAAAAACTAAGCGAGAACCGTCCTGAAAATTAAAAACCTTGCGGGTATGGCGCGAAGGTTCTCCGTTAAAAATCAATTGATCGGTCAGTTTCAAGTGAAAAATCAGGCTGCTGCCGTCTTTGAAATCAATTATTAAAAGCTTGGCCCTTCTCCGTACTTTAGTAATTTCCTTCCCTGATAATCTTTTGCCGACAATCTTGCGAGACAACTGAAGCCTGATGGTTTCTACTTCGGAGAGTTCGGGCATACTCTCCTATTTTAAAACATTCTTTATCTTTTCGATAATCTCGCCGGGAGTGAAATGCGCCTTGATCAAGAAATCATTCGCTCCCAGCTTTAATCCTTTTTCTATGTCTTCTTTCTGGCCAAGATTGGAAAGAATAATTACCGGAATCGAAGCTAGATTCTGGTCTGCTTTCATCTGGGTCAAAACCTCAAAACCGTCAATACCGGGCAGAATAAGGTCCAATAAAATCAAATCTGGATTTTCTTCCTTGATTTTTTTGATTCCGTCTTCCCCATCTACTGCTTGGGCTATGTCAAAACCTTCTTTAAGCAGTTTTTGGCTGATCAAATCCCTCAGGAATTTATCGTCTTCAATTATTAAAATTTTCTTTGCCATAAATTAACCGATTTGTTTTTTTATTTTATCAACTACTTCTTGCGGGTCAAAATCAGTCTTAATCAGCCAGTCTTTTGCTCCCAGCTTCTGGGCTCTGTCAATTTCCACGGGTTGTCCGGAATTTGAAATAATAATTACCGGAACATCCTTTAAGGTCGCATCTTGCTGCATTTCCTCCAATACTTCGAATCCTCCTTTTAAAGGCATGATGATATCCAGCAAAAGAAGGTCTGGCTTTTTCTCTTTTATTAACTTTAACCCTTCTTCACCGTTCCTGGCAACTAAAAGCTCATACCCTTCTTTGATTAATTTTTTTTCCAGAAGATTAAGAATAAGTTCCTCATCTTCCATGATTGCGATTTTTTGTGCCATATAATTTATTATACTACTTTATTTAATATGCTAAAACCTTTAATTTTCTTTCACCGGCAAAGTGAAGTGAAAGACGCTACCTTTGTTTAGTTCTGATTCAAACCAGATTTTGCCGCCGTGAGCTTCGATAATGTTTTTAGTGATGAAAAGTCCGAGCCCGGAGCCTTCTGTCTCCAGTCTTATCACGTTGGGCGCTCGGAAAAACTTGGTAAAAATCCTGTCCGTTTGGTCTTTCGGAACGCCTACGCCAGAATCCTTTACTGAAAGCTGCACTTCCTTTTTATCACTTTTAAGGTTGATACTTACCTCGCCGCCAGAAGGAGTATACCTTATGGAATTATTAAGAAGGTTTTCAATCGCCACTTTTATCTTTTCTTCATCCACCAAAACTTTAGGCATCTTACCAGCCGGTTTCTCAAAGCTGAATTTAATCTTTTTCTTTGCTATCTCTTCCTTATATGATTTTACCACAAATTGGACCATTCCCCCAATATCAGCCAAAACAGGATTGTAAAGATATCTTCCCTCTTCAATTCTGGTTACGTCCAGAAGATCATTGATCAAACTGATCATTCTCTCGTTGCTTACGTAAGATTTATCGATAAATTCCCTTTGTTCTTTGGTGATTTGGCCGAGGTCGCCGTCCAACAACATTCTTAATGTCCATTTTATGGCAGACAAAGGAGTTCTCAGCTGATGGGCAGCCAAAGAAACAAATTCCGTTTTCATCCTCTCTACTATCTTTTCGCGAGTGATATCATGCAAAATAATCAAAGTTTCAATTCTCTTCTCCCCGCTCATCATTAAAACAGAAGACACCTCTAAATTCAGATACTCTTTGATTATCAGTTCCTTCCTGAAAACTTCTTTTATCTCTTCGCCTAAAATTTCAGTCAAGGGAAGAAATTCCGGAAAAGAGATTAGCTCTGCCACTGAACAACCGATAACATCATTTTTTTTGACGCTAAAAAACTTTTCTGCCTGGAGATTAATCAGGGAAAGTTTTCCTTTTCCGTCAAAAACTAGCAGTCCGTCAGTAAAATTATTCACGATTGACAAGGTTTTATTTCTCTCTGTCTCAACTTCTTTCCTTGCTCCCTCAGTATCCTCAAGAATATTTAAAAGAGACTTTTGGGTATCGATCAGCTCAT
This region includes:
- the holA gene encoding DNA polymerase III subunit delta codes for the protein MIILLYGPNTYSSRQKLQEIIDSYKKIHKSGLSLIYFDAGNLKFEEFKDALQQTSMFDEKKMIVLSNSFSNKDFKEELLESLSFFLDTKDIILLYEEVKILERDKLLKTLEKQAKVQEFQFLEGAKLKNWIKQEFAKLKAEISPEALDKIIDFAGNDLWQISNEVKKLAAFKKGKRINVEDVELLVKPKIESDIFKTIDAIAAKNKKQALLLIHEHLEKGDNPVYLLSMINFQFRNLLMVKELIEKGMPYYAISKATKLHPFVVRKSYQQAARFSFAELKKIYQQLFEADLAIKTGKIGSEVALDLFLSGI
- a CDS encoding PAS domain S-box protein, which translates into the protein MAIENKETEKISTLLEDLDSLENYIRDLFNFLPLPVFLLSPAKIILEVNPAFEKITGYGIEESIGKSIEDIFNAEEIEYLVKETLGKGFIKAKAISLTTKSGIKVSVSAATMLRKGEEGDVVGYFFSLFDLTDIKKQENELIDTQKSLLNILEDTEGARKEVETERNKTLSIVNNFTDGLLVFDGKGKLSLINLQAEKFFSVKKNDVIGCSVAELISFPEFLPLTEILGEEIKEVFRKELIIKEYLNLEVSSVLMMSGEKRIETLIILHDITREKIVERMKTEFVSLAAHQLRTPLSAIKWTLRMLLDGDLGQITKEQREFIDKSYVSNERMISLINDLLDVTRIEEGRYLYNPVLADIGGMVQFVVKSYKEEIAKKKIKFSFEKPAGKMPKVLVDEEKIKVAIENLLNNSIRYTPSGGEVSINLKSDKKEVQLSVKDSGVGVPKDQTDRIFTKFFRAPNVIRLETEGSGLGLFITKNIIEAHGGKIWFESELNKGSVFHFTLPVKEN
- the rpsT gene encoding 30S ribosomal protein S20 → MPIIKSAKKALRKSQKRRAINAAKTRKLKSLLKEVRVLVAEKKIEEAKKLLPQIYKTLDKAAKTKLIKKNTASRKKSRISKLIAKSR
- a CDS encoding response regulator → MAQKIAIMEDEELILNLLEKKLIKEGYELLVARNGEEGLKLIKEKKPDLLLLDIIMPLKGGFEVLEEMQQDATLKDVPVIIISNSGQPVEIDRAQKLGAKDWLIKTDFDPQEVVDKIKKQIG
- a CDS encoding response regulator; translation: MAKKILIIEDDKFLRDLISQKLLKEGFDIAQAVDGEDGIKKIKEENPDLILLDLILPGIDGFEVLTQMKADQNLASIPVIILSNLGQKEDIEKGLKLGANDFLIKAHFTPGEIIEKIKNVLK
- a CDS encoding type IV secretion system DNA-binding domain-containing protein translates to MEIFLNPQILVLILAGIAFLVLLLIFNSLLGRKRERFFLNQGMNLSLFLITLPYEGKIDKEKEMPLQDYLKLGEQFFSSLAGIREENAFSRFLFGNPYFVFEIAVHHAKEEIFFYVACPRKFSQIMEKQILGFWPRAQVQSIEDYNIFNPEGASVGSKASLSNLAILPIKSYKDFQVDPLSSITSTLTKLKKEGEGAAVQILFRSSKKSIKKQAFEAVQSLQSGKNFDTAMAEAKKSGFFADMSKTFAPKNDKKPEDAFNRTEIGPAQQEAIASISTKASQSLFDVNLRILVSAENEIRAKSMLGEIESSFEQFNAPLLNQFKFKHAAKRELKKLFYKFSFRLFNESEAMVFSSGELATIFHLPASSLHTPNIKWIKMKQVAPPVNLPEQGINIGKSAFRAEERIVRGTDEDRQRHFYIVGQTGTGKSVLIQEMLRQDIEGGQGVALIDPHGDLAERVLGLIPASRAEDVIYFNPGDVAKPLGLNILEYDRNYPESKTFVVNEILEIFEKLYNMKAQGFGGPIFEQYMRNALLLVMEDPDSGTTLIEVPRVLADTNFRKYKLSRCKNIVVKNFWEQEAEKAGGEAALVNMVPYITSKMNVFTANDLVRPIISQQQSSINFREIMDQGKILIVNLSKGKLGDINSYLLGMIIVGKILIAAMSRADLKEEKRKPFYLYIDEFHNVTTGSIASALAEARKYKLAMVLAHQFIGQIDEDTRKAIFGNVGSIICFRVGPEDAKYLVTQFEPVFDENDLVNIDNRNAAIRLLIGGETSNPFNIVTFPPSQSNEKVAELIKELSRVKYGRDLSVVEDELSKRMQEGFF